One part of the Pseudomonas sp. MYb118 genome encodes these proteins:
- a CDS encoding PIG-L deacetylase family protein encodes MSRKQQLLKRHRRNKRIALLIALAVLIVLGVLVAWWLPLVLAVLGWIAHEAWFADHLFYSPRDDYAYSFPPYTPQPRVHLDGERLRLDEGVMLVDDATLILAVRIKSTWLGRFFDPAVELSGGDHPDWQTFERGANGLRYLNLSGQAQVLSRGELRLRGRFCRVSGEPVLWAFEQPDYRRQRVMVIAPHADDAELAAYGLYSQADEAWIVTLTAGEIEAQHYQQMGLDPVEAARLKGRLRAWDSIAVPRWAGVAQARCVQLGYFCLQLAAMQAAPSRPVGSREAQMEDTRLFRQLNPFALPGDADGAPTWNNLVADLRELLLRARPEVIVLPHPTLDPHPDHICAQQAVLEALQGLEWQPTTLLGYANHLHDNDRWPMGDAGHGIALPPAFDPTVPMQPYCLPVPLPLQRDKAMALGMMHDLQPRMPFKRRLRRLLQWLLARRVPPVYGENEFFRKAVRRQELFWILKHGESSGPQN; translated from the coding sequence ATGAGTCGTAAACAACAACTGCTCAAGCGCCACCGACGCAACAAGCGCATCGCTCTGCTGATCGCGCTGGCGGTGCTGATCGTTCTTGGCGTGCTGGTGGCCTGGTGGCTGCCGCTGGTGTTGGCGGTGCTGGGCTGGATCGCCCACGAAGCCTGGTTCGCCGACCATCTGTTCTATTCGCCCAGGGATGATTACGCCTACAGCTTCCCGCCCTACACGCCGCAGCCCCGGGTTCATCTGGACGGCGAGCGCTTGCGCCTGGATGAAGGCGTCATGCTGGTGGACGACGCGACGCTGATACTGGCGGTGCGGATCAAAAGCACCTGGCTGGGGCGCTTTTTCGACCCGGCGGTGGAGCTGTCCGGGGGCGATCATCCCGATTGGCAAACCTTCGAACGGGGTGCCAACGGGCTGCGTTATCTGAACCTCAGTGGCCAGGCGCAGGTGCTCTCGCGTGGCGAGTTGAGATTGCGCGGACGTTTCTGCCGGGTGTCCGGCGAGCCGGTACTCTGGGCCTTCGAACAGCCGGATTATCGCCGTCAGCGGGTGATGGTGATCGCGCCCCACGCCGACGATGCCGAGCTGGCGGCTTATGGTTTGTACAGTCAGGCCGACGAGGCCTGGATCGTCACCCTCACCGCCGGTGAGATCGAAGCGCAGCATTATCAGCAGATGGGTCTGGACCCGGTCGAGGCCGCGCGGCTGAAAGGGCGCTTGCGGGCCTGGGACAGCATTGCCGTGCCGCGTTGGGCCGGAGTTGCGCAAGCCCGTTGCGTGCAACTGGGCTATTTCTGCCTGCAACTGGCGGCGATGCAGGCGGCACCATCGCGGCCGGTGGGCTCCCGCGAAGCGCAGATGGAGGACACGCGGCTGTTCCGCCAGTTGAACCCGTTCGCCTTGCCGGGGGACGCCGATGGCGCGCCGACCTGGAACAACCTGGTGGCGGACCTGCGCGAACTGCTGCTGCGGGCGCGCCCTGAAGTCATCGTGTTGCCGCACCCGACGCTCGACCCGCACCCGGACCACATTTGTGCGCAGCAGGCGGTCCTCGAGGCGCTGCAAGGCCTGGAATGGCAACCGACCACCTTGCTCGGGTATGCCAACCACCTGCACGACAATGATCGCTGGCCCATGGGCGATGCCGGCCATGGCATTGCGCTGCCGCCGGCGTTCGACCCGACGGTGCCGATGCAACCCTATTGCCTGCCGGTTCCCCTGCCACTGCAGCGGGATAAAGCCATGGCGCTGGGGATGATGCACGACTTGCAACCGCGCATGCCGTTCAAGCGGCGACTGCGGCGATTGCTGCAATGGTTGCTGGCCAGAAGAGTGCCGCCTGTCTATGGAGAGAATGAGTTCTTCCGCAAGGCGGTCCGCCGCCAGGAGCTGTTCTGGATACTCAAGCATGGTGAGTCATCCGGACCGCAGAACTGA
- a CDS encoding DUF6625 family protein — protein sequence MINPCPRILFLMPYFGRWPFWMPFFLESCRRNPDIDWLMFTDCGVPENLPPNVTIECMTFSDYCGVVSQRLDIDFAPTQAYKLCDIRPAFGLIHADRLEGYDFWGFGDIDLVYGDLRKYFTADRLASYDLYSTHERRVAGHLCLIRNTERKRQLFRKIKDWEARFTDEKHHALDEGAFSRIFLWRKNFPEPLFKLVGKFNPWRRRSEFTEAFSTPGGCIKWHDGTENFPHRWFWRDGTVTNDRDGEREFPYFHFVCWKRNEWSQLPQPDPAEIKRLAAEPDWIIDETGFHRGAL from the coding sequence GTGATCAATCCATGCCCCCGTATTTTGTTCCTGATGCCCTACTTCGGCCGCTGGCCCTTCTGGATGCCGTTTTTCCTGGAGAGTTGCCGGCGTAATCCCGACATCGACTGGCTGATGTTCACCGATTGCGGGGTGCCGGAGAATCTGCCGCCCAACGTGACCATCGAGTGCATGACGTTCAGCGACTACTGTGGCGTGGTCTCCCAACGGCTGGACATCGACTTCGCGCCGACCCAGGCCTACAAGCTGTGCGATATCCGGCCGGCGTTCGGTCTCATCCACGCCGATCGCCTGGAAGGCTATGATTTCTGGGGGTTCGGCGACATTGATCTGGTGTACGGCGATCTGCGCAAATACTTCACCGCGGACCGACTCGCCTCCTACGACCTGTACTCGACCCATGAGCGGCGCGTGGCAGGGCATCTTTGCCTGATCAGAAATACCGAGCGCAAGCGTCAGCTGTTTCGCAAGATCAAGGACTGGGAAGCGCGGTTCACGGACGAGAAGCACCATGCCCTGGATGAAGGTGCCTTCAGCCGGATCTTCCTCTGGCGCAAGAACTTCCCCGAGCCATTGTTCAAACTGGTGGGCAAGTTCAACCCGTGGCGCCGACGCAGTGAATTCACCGAGGCATTCAGCACGCCGGGTGGCTGCATCAAGTGGCATGACGGTACGGAAAACTTTCCGCACCGGTGGTTCTGGCGCGATGGCACGGTCACCAATGATCGGGATGGCGAGCGCGAGTTTCCGTATTTCCACTTCGTCTGCTGGAAGCGCAACGAGTGGTCGCAACTGCCGCAACCCGACCCGGCAGAGATCAAGCGCCTGGCCGCCGAGCCTGACTGGATCATTGATGAGACGGGTTTTCACCGGGGAGCGTTATGA
- a CDS encoding glycosyltransferase yields the protein MSQRLKVLQLQPDYNVKAHDFADLAEQIVKALPTDRYEVTAAFLRGKPGPGEAVSRAVRSVYFEFSDKSLKGMRLRAMWRLYQFCRKEKFDVVICNRFKPVNMMLALNRWLKVPLCIGISHGFGEYDRFYRRRQTQRLIDRHWRFVGVSPAVKQYLLDCDCGFTDENTWAITNAIDIEQAEGLQHSRERAREMLGIDPSVRLIGALGRLVPVKGHTYLLQAFATLKDKYPNSQLAIIGAGREESRLAAEIERLGLAGRAHLLGFKENALQYVRAFDIWTMPSLAEGLGLALLEGMSGHLPVIASDVPAMLPLIQGAGGRAITPKDVPSLVAALDDYLGLSDDDLKAKGEQAYRYLQEQHDIEVFRQEYLELIDSGLSQARKEQA from the coding sequence ATGAGCCAGCGGTTGAAGGTGCTGCAGTTGCAGCCTGACTACAATGTCAAAGCCCATGACTTTGCCGACCTGGCAGAGCAGATCGTCAAGGCCTTGCCCACCGATCGCTATGAAGTGACCGCTGCGTTCCTGCGTGGCAAGCCTGGGCCCGGCGAAGCCGTGAGCCGGGCTGTGCGCTCGGTGTATTTCGAGTTCTCCGACAAATCGCTCAAGGGCATGCGCCTGCGTGCCATGTGGCGGCTGTATCAGTTTTGCCGCAAAGAAAAATTCGATGTGGTGATCTGCAACCGCTTCAAACCGGTGAACATGATGCTCGCGCTCAACCGCTGGCTGAAGGTGCCGCTGTGCATCGGTATCTCCCACGGTTTTGGTGAGTACGATCGCTTCTACCGACGCCGCCAGACCCAGCGTCTGATTGATCGTCACTGGCGTTTCGTCGGTGTATCGCCAGCGGTCAAACAGTACCTGCTGGACTGCGACTGCGGGTTTACCGACGAAAACACCTGGGCCATCACCAACGCCATCGACATCGAGCAGGCCGAAGGTTTGCAGCACAGCCGCGAGCGCGCCCGGGAAATGCTCGGTATCGACCCTTCGGTACGCCTGATTGGCGCGCTGGGTCGCCTGGTGCCGGTCAAGGGGCACACCTACCTGTTGCAGGCGTTTGCCACACTCAAGGACAAGTACCCCAACAGTCAGTTGGCAATTATCGGGGCCGGTCGCGAAGAGTCGCGCCTGGCGGCCGAGATCGAACGGCTGGGGCTGGCCGGGCGTGCGCATTTGCTGGGTTTCAAGGAAAACGCCCTGCAATACGTACGCGCGTTCGACATCTGGACCATGCCATCGCTGGCCGAAGGCCTCGGGCTGGCGCTGCTGGAAGGCATGAGCGGCCATCTGCCGGTGATCGCTTCGGACGTGCCGGCCATGCTGCCACTGATCCAGGGCGCAGGCGGCCGGGCGATCACGCCAAAGGACGTGCCGAGCCTGGTCGCGGCGCTGGATGACTACCTCGGGCTGTCGGACGACGATCTCAAGGCCAAGGGCGAACAGGCCTATCGTTATCTTCAGGAACAGCACGACATCGAGGTGTTCCGCCAGGAATACCTGGAGTTGATCGACTCTGGCCTGAGCCAGGCGCGCAAGGAGCAAGCATGA
- a CDS encoding glycosyltransferase produces MSDAQPIVTVIIASYNHGRYIEESILSVLNQTYANIELLVVDDGSSDDSVVRIEALQAQHGFDFRVQQNQGLTNTLNGAIARAKGSLIVPFGSDDIMLPERIAIQVAHMDGKPEVGICAGNIELMDADGVPYPESRQRRDVPFRRLDFDDMFLERKPYPPAPTLMIRREALDKVGGFDPTIRLEDLLIELKVTHAGYFIDGLSVLMARYRKHATNSYKNHRFMIDNILRTYALFSDHPMYEFVRYRFLSSMFLKTANRDRKLARELLAQIPFKAWNKKTWRGLGRLYFSPLEKD; encoded by the coding sequence ATGAGCGACGCACAACCCATCGTCACGGTCATCATCGCGTCGTATAACCATGGTCGCTACATCGAGGAAAGCATTCTCAGCGTCCTCAACCAGACCTACGCGAATATCGAGTTGCTGGTGGTGGATGATGGCTCCAGCGATGACAGCGTCGTGCGCATCGAGGCGTTGCAGGCGCAACATGGCTTCGATTTCCGTGTGCAGCAGAACCAGGGGCTGACCAACACCCTCAATGGCGCCATTGCACGGGCGAAGGGCAGTCTGATCGTACCCTTCGGCTCCGATGACATCATGCTGCCCGAGCGCATCGCCATCCAGGTGGCGCACATGGACGGCAAGCCGGAGGTGGGTATCTGCGCAGGCAACATCGAGCTGATGGATGCCGACGGGGTCCCGTACCCGGAGTCGCGCCAGCGTCGCGATGTGCCGTTCCGCCGCCTGGACTTCGACGACATGTTCCTTGAGCGCAAGCCTTATCCGCCGGCGCCAACCCTGATGATCCGCCGCGAGGCGCTGGACAAGGTCGGAGGCTTCGACCCGACGATCCGCCTGGAGGACCTGCTGATCGAATTGAAAGTGACCCATGCCGGTTACTTCATTGATGGCCTGAGCGTGCTGATGGCGCGCTATCGCAAGCACGCCACCAACTCCTACAAGAACCACCGTTTCATGATCGACAACATCCTGCGCACCTACGCCCTGTTCAGCGATCACCCGATGTACGAATTCGTGCGCTACCGGTTCCTCAGCTCGATGTTCCTCAAGACCGCCAATCGCGACCGCAAACTGGCGCGAGAGCTGCTGGCGCAGATTCCGTTCAAGGCGTGGAACAAGAAAACCTGGCGGGGGTTGGGGCGCCTGTACTTCTCGCCGCTGGAGAAAGACTGA
- a CDS encoding O-antigen ligase family protein, which yields MQFSGLNSTPHRIFDFICLWMLPAGYFLLLCSLFFLPDRSLLHKLYYGLFSIPTLIALLMRPRAFKELLREPIFVALLLFAGWALLSLLWSPGDDGFASKLKPPLHLLMLFVGCYLLVRYRSESIQPLLFSAAVVALIATIYYLYLFAGIYEPGTRLIGGGAFDNPLLSSHLFGFFCAYWLSLSMTCKRPQILWLSLPAMVIMFAAVIATGSRTPLVALTLAALWLSFICWNRRSVLLLGIMAAGGVAVLMLFSNMLFDRGNSYRFEIWQFVLQKIAERPWLGHGYDADLTVDVGMGYTLAEPHNFALGVLYYVGIIGLIPWLFFQAWALLSSWRQRVQPLLIIASTWLVFGIGGGLTEGGGILSRPKEHWFLLWIPLALIAALSINQRAGRLLALSVKRLTAPALQAMSTDARIIEEDGLGPKVLRLVDGSFLKLFRPRRWYTSGSFNAYSERFAVNSERLRNMGLPTPQILALYRLDDGSSAVHYTPLPGHTLRQVLQGITAPEVRQALVERFGKFMAQLHERGVYFRSLHLGNVLVLEDGEFGLIDVADLRIYPSSLSLSLRQRNLRHMQRYTVDRRWLFEDHFQALLQGYAVTASQTAVDTLNKQVLATRSPAH from the coding sequence ATGCAATTCAGCGGTCTAAACAGTACCCCCCATCGAATTTTCGATTTCATTTGCCTCTGGATGCTTCCCGCTGGCTATTTCCTGCTCCTGTGCTCGCTGTTCTTCCTGCCGGATCGCAGCCTGCTTCATAAGCTGTATTACGGCCTGTTCAGTATTCCGACGCTGATTGCTTTGCTCATGCGCCCTCGGGCTTTCAAGGAGCTGCTGCGCGAGCCGATCTTCGTCGCACTGCTGCTGTTTGCCGGCTGGGCGCTGCTGAGCCTGCTCTGGAGCCCGGGCGATGACGGCTTTGCCAGCAAGCTCAAGCCGCCGCTGCATTTGCTGATGCTGTTCGTCGGGTGCTACCTGCTGGTTCGCTATCGTAGCGAGAGCATCCAGCCGCTGCTGTTCAGCGCGGCCGTCGTCGCCTTGATCGCGACGATCTACTATCTGTATCTGTTCGCCGGCATCTATGAGCCAGGTACACGACTGATCGGGGGCGGCGCGTTCGACAACCCCTTGTTGAGCTCGCACCTGTTCGGCTTTTTCTGTGCCTACTGGCTCAGCCTGAGCATGACCTGTAAACGTCCGCAGATACTCTGGCTGAGTCTTCCAGCCATGGTGATCATGTTCGCGGCGGTCATCGCCACCGGCTCGCGTACACCATTGGTCGCCCTGACACTGGCGGCCTTGTGGCTGAGCTTCATCTGCTGGAATCGCCGCTCCGTTCTGCTGCTGGGCATCATGGCGGCCGGTGGCGTAGCGGTGCTCATGCTGTTTTCCAACATGCTCTTCGATCGCGGCAACTCCTACCGTTTCGAAATCTGGCAGTTCGTCCTGCAAAAAATCGCCGAGCGCCCGTGGCTCGGCCACGGATATGACGCCGACCTTACTGTTGATGTCGGCATGGGCTACACACTGGCAGAGCCGCACAACTTCGCCCTGGGCGTTCTTTATTACGTCGGCATCATCGGCCTGATCCCCTGGCTGTTCTTCCAGGCCTGGGCCCTGTTGAGCAGCTGGCGCCAGCGCGTGCAACCGCTGTTGATCATCGCCTCGACCTGGCTGGTGTTCGGGATTGGCGGCGGCCTGACCGAGGGCGGCGGCATCCTTTCGCGTCCCAAGGAGCACTGGTTCCTGCTGTGGATCCCCCTGGCACTGATCGCCGCCTTGAGCATCAACCAGCGTGCGGGCCGCCTGCTGGCGCTTTCCGTGAAACGCCTGACTGCGCCTGCCCTGCAAGCGATGAGCACTGACGCCCGGATCATCGAAGAGGATGGCCTGGGGCCGAAAGTGCTGCGCCTGGTCGATGGCAGCTTCCTCAAGCTGTTCCGGCCGCGTCGCTGGTACACCTCGGGGAGCTTCAACGCCTATTCCGAACGCTTTGCCGTCAACAGCGAGCGCCTGCGCAACATGGGCCTGCCAACGCCGCAGATCCTCGCGCTGTATCGTCTGGATGATGGCAGCAGCGCCGTGCACTACACGCCGCTGCCGGGGCATACCCTGCGCCAGGTCCTGCAAGGGATCACCGCTCCGGAAGTGCGTCAGGCGCTGGTGGAGCGCTTCGGCAAATTCATGGCGCAGTTGCACGAACGCGGCGTGTATTTCCGCTCTCTGCACCTGGGTAATGTGCTGGTACTGGAAGATGGTGAGTTCGGCCTGATCGACGTCGCCGACCTGCGTATCTATCCGTCGTCACTGAGCCTGTCGCTGCGCCAGCGCAACCTGCGCCACATGCAGCGCTACACCGTTGATCGACGCTGGTTGTTCGAGGATCATTTCCAGGCGTTGCTGCAGGGCTATGCCGTGACGGCCTCGCAAACGGCAGTGGACACACTCAACAAACAAGTGCTGGCCACCCGCTCACCTGCGCACTGA
- the msbA gene encoding lipid A export permease/ATP-binding protein MsbA, with product MTDSSLSASPSSLKIYFRLLGYVRPYISLFLISIVGFLIFASTQPMLGYILKYFVDGLSNPEAVLFPSVPYLRDLQLLQAVPLLIILIAAWQGLGSYLGNYFLAKVSLGLVHDLRVQLFNNLLVLPNRYFDKHNSGHLISRITFNVTMVTGAATDAIKVVIREGMTVIFLFASLLFMNWKLTLVMVAILPLIAFMVGTASKKFRKQSKKIQAAMGDVTHVASETIQGYRVVRSFGGEAYEEKRFFNASQGNTDKQLRMTRTGAIYTPLLQLVIYSAMAVLMFLVLFLRGDASAGDMVAYITLAGLLPKPIRQLSEVSSTIQKGVAGAESIFEQLDVEPEVDTGTVERDVVNGRLDVRNLSFTYPGTDRQVLDDINFSVEPGQMVALVGRSGSGKSTLANLIPRFYHHDKGEILIDGVEVEQYKLLNLRRHIAQVTQHVTLFSDTVANNIAYGDLAGAPREDIEKAARDAYAMDFIAQLPNGLDTQVGENGVLLSGGQRQRLAIARALLKNAPLLILDEATSALDTESERHIQAALDQVMKGRTTLVIAHRLSTIEKADLILVMDQGRIVERGTHSQLLAQNGYYARLNAMGLDAPAEDIA from the coding sequence ATGACCGACTCCAGTCTCTCCGCAAGCCCTTCGAGCTTGAAAATCTATTTCCGTCTGCTGGGTTACGTTCGGCCCTACATCAGCCTGTTCCTGATCAGCATCGTCGGTTTTCTGATTTTCGCCTCGACGCAGCCAATGCTCGGCTACATCCTCAAGTACTTCGTCGATGGCCTGTCCAATCCCGAAGCGGTGTTGTTCCCCAGCGTGCCTTACCTGCGCGACCTGCAACTGCTGCAAGCCGTGCCGTTGCTGATCATCCTGATCGCTGCCTGGCAGGGGCTGGGATCTTATCTGGGCAACTACTTCCTGGCCAAGGTTTCCCTCGGGCTGGTACATGACTTGCGGGTGCAGTTGTTCAATAACCTTCTGGTGCTGCCTAACCGATACTTCGACAAGCATAACTCGGGTCATCTGATTTCCCGCATCACCTTTAACGTCACAATGGTGACGGGGGCGGCAACAGATGCGATCAAGGTCGTAATTCGTGAGGGTATGACGGTTATCTTCCTGTTCGCCTCGTTGTTGTTCATGAACTGGAAGCTGACGCTGGTCATGGTTGCGATCCTGCCGTTGATCGCATTCATGGTGGGTACCGCGAGCAAGAAATTCCGCAAGCAGAGCAAGAAAATCCAGGCGGCCATGGGTGATGTGACGCACGTGGCGTCGGAAACCATCCAGGGCTATCGCGTGGTGCGCAGCTTCGGCGGCGAGGCCTACGAAGAAAAGCGTTTCTTCAATGCGAGCCAGGGCAACACCGACAAACAATTGCGCATGACCCGTACCGGCGCCATTTACACGCCATTGCTGCAATTGGTGATCTACAGCGCCATGGCCGTGCTGATGTTCCTGGTGCTGTTCCTGCGTGGCGATGCCTCTGCCGGTGACATGGTTGCCTACATCACACTGGCGGGCCTGCTGCCCAAGCCGATCCGCCAGTTGTCCGAAGTCAGCTCGACCATCCAGAAAGGCGTGGCCGGTGCCGAGAGTATCTTCGAGCAGCTGGACGTCGAGCCGGAAGTCGATACCGGCACCGTCGAGCGCGACGTCGTGAACGGTCGCCTGGACGTACGCAACCTGAGCTTCACTTACCCAGGCACCGACCGCCAGGTACTCGACGACATCAACTTTTCGGTCGAGCCGGGACAAATGGTGGCGCTGGTCGGGCGCTCGGGCAGTGGCAAGTCGACCCTGGCCAACCTGATTCCGCGGTTCTACCACCACGACAAGGGCGAAATCCTGATCGACGGCGTCGAAGTCGAGCAATACAAGCTGTTGAACCTGCGCCGGCACATCGCCCAGGTGACGCAGCACGTCACCCTGTTCAGCGATACCGTGGCCAATAACATTGCCTACGGCGATCTGGCGGGCGCACCCCGTGAAGACATCGAAAAGGCGGCCCGGGATGCCTATGCCATGGACTTCATCGCGCAACTGCCCAACGGCCTGGACACCCAGGTCGGTGAGAACGGCGTGCTGCTGTCCGGTGGCCAGCGCCAGCGACTGGCAATCGCCCGGGCGCTGTTGAAGAACGCGCCGCTGCTGATCCTCGACGAGGCCACCTCGGCCCTCGACACCGAGTCGGAGCGGCACATCCAGGCCGCGCTGGACCAGGTGATGAAAGGCCGTACCACGCTGGTCATCGCCCACCGCCTGTCGACCATCGAGAAAGCCGATCTGATTCTGGTCATGGATCAGGGGCGGATCGTCGAACGCGGCACGCACAGCCAGTTGCTGGCACAAAACGGTTACTACGCACGTCTGAACGCCATGGGGCTCGATGCCCCGGCCGAAGACATCGCCTGA
- the hldE gene encoding bifunctional D-glycero-beta-D-manno-heptose-7-phosphate kinase/D-glycero-beta-D-manno-heptose 1-phosphate adenylyltransferase HldE: MKLSMPRFDQAPVLVVGDVMLDRYWHGGTSRISPEAPVPVVKVEQIEDRPGGAANVALNIAALGAPASLVGVTGDDEAADSLANSLKGAGVRALFQRIAHQPTIVKLRVMSRHQQLLRIDFEERFATDALALGTQVDELLDGTKVLVLSDYGKGALKNHQVLIQAARARGIPVLADPKGKDFSIYRGASLITPNLSEFEAIVGGCVDEHDLVSKGAQLMHDLDLGALLVTRGEHGMTLLRPDHPALHLPARAREVFDVTGAGDTVISTLAAAIAAGEELPHAVALANLAAGIVVGKLGTAAISAPELRRAIQREEGSERGVLGLEQLRLAVDDARAHNERIVFTNGCFDILHAGHVTYLEQARAQGDRLIVAVNDDASVSRLKGPGRPINSVDRRMAVLAGLGAVDWVISFSEGTPENLLREVKPDVLVKGGDYGIDQVVGADIVTAYGGTVKVLGLVENSSTTAIVEKIRNH, translated from the coding sequence ATGAAGTTGTCCATGCCGCGATTCGATCAAGCCCCTGTATTGGTGGTCGGCGATGTCATGCTCGACCGCTACTGGCATGGCGGTACCTCACGGATTTCCCCTGAGGCGCCGGTACCGGTGGTCAAGGTCGAGCAGATCGAAGACCGCCCGGGCGGTGCCGCCAACGTTGCGCTGAACATTGCCGCGCTCGGTGCGCCGGCCTCGCTGGTCGGCGTCACCGGTGACGACGAAGCAGCCGACAGCCTGGCCAACAGCCTCAAGGGGGCGGGTGTGCGGGCATTGTTTCAGCGTATTGCGCACCAGCCGACCATCGTCAAGCTGCGGGTCATGAGTCGTCACCAGCAACTGCTGCGCATCGACTTCGAAGAGCGCTTCGCCACCGATGCCCTCGCGCTGGGTACGCAGGTCGACGAACTGCTCGACGGCACCAAGGTGCTGGTGCTGTCCGATTACGGCAAAGGCGCGCTGAAGAATCACCAGGTGCTGATCCAGGCGGCCCGCGCCCGTGGCATTCCGGTGCTTGCCGACCCCAAGGGCAAGGATTTCTCGATCTACCGGGGCGCGAGCCTGATTACTCCCAACCTCAGCGAGTTCGAAGCGATCGTCGGCGGTTGTGTCGACGAGCATGACCTGGTGAGCAAGGGCGCGCAGTTGATGCATGACCTCGACCTGGGGGCCTTGCTGGTCACCCGCGGTGAGCACGGCATGACCCTGCTGCGCCCGGACCACCCGGCGCTGCACCTGCCGGCACGTGCGCGAGAGGTATTCGACGTGACCGGTGCCGGCGATACCGTGATTTCCACCCTGGCCGCTGCAATCGCCGCTGGCGAGGAGTTGCCGCACGCGGTGGCACTGGCCAACCTGGCCGCCGGCATCGTGGTCGGCAAGCTCGGTACGGCGGCCATCAGCGCCCCGGAACTGCGTCGCGCCATCCAGCGTGAGGAAGGCTCCGAACGCGGCGTGCTGGGCCTGGAGCAACTACGCCTGGCGGTCGACGATGCGCGTGCGCACAACGAGAGGATCGTCTTTACCAACGGTTGCTTCGATATTCTGCATGCCGGTCATGTCACGTACCTGGAACAGGCACGGGCCCAAGGCGATCGTTTGATCGTCGCCGTCAACGACGACGCGTCGGTCAGCCGCCTGAAGGGGCCTGGCCGCCCGATCAACAGTGTCGACCGGCGCATGGCCGTGCTGGCAGGGCTGGGTGCGGTAGACTGGGTGATCAGCTTTTCCGAAGGCACGCCCGAGAACCTGCTGCGCGAGGTCAAGCCGGACGTGCTGGTCAAGGGCGGCGATTACGGGATCGACCAGGTGGTTGGCGCGGACATCGTGACGGCCTACGGGGGAACCGTGAAAGTGCTGGGTCTGGTGGAAAACAGCTCGACGACGGCGATTGTCGAGAAGATTCGCAACCATTGA
- a CDS encoding glycosyltransferase gives MKVMLLVMDEQRVILDRLYEIVQQNCDECIVYRLSKKQQMNLGPFLASVNYQTFDRVVIFSRVKRLVPQLRVLKCIPGLIFLEHDAYQNYMPESKYQRVYSRLYSRLPSSRALISGAVVARRMKSENIDAVFVSKGYDEQMLHNTGGVRDIPAGFLGSLKSTEYSQRKALLEALAQRTGMLVTRTKSGTEYLEMLNRIKIFVSADIGMNEFMIKNFEAMACGCVLLAWSQGEEDELLGFEDMHNTVFYRSEEEAVEKLQLLQSDPELTARIASNGQAFAESQYSFARVGRALAVEIQREMRPWQPPSLLTRWWVKLRYGMQVPEQ, from the coding sequence ATGAAAGTAATGCTTCTGGTGATGGACGAACAGCGTGTGATTCTGGATCGTCTGTATGAAATCGTGCAGCAGAACTGCGACGAGTGCATCGTCTATCGCCTGAGTAAAAAGCAGCAGATGAACCTGGGGCCGTTTCTCGCTTCAGTCAATTACCAGACTTTCGACCGGGTCGTGATTTTCTCGCGGGTCAAACGTCTGGTGCCTCAACTCAGAGTCTTGAAGTGCATCCCTGGCCTGATTTTCCTCGAGCATGACGCTTATCAGAACTACATGCCCGAGAGTAAATACCAAAGGGTTTATTCGCGCCTGTACAGCCGTTTGCCAAGTTCCCGTGCGCTGATTTCCGGCGCGGTGGTGGCGCGGCGGATGAAGTCCGAAAACATTGACGCCGTGTTCGTTTCAAAGGGATATGACGAACAGATGCTGCACAATACCGGCGGTGTGCGGGATATTCCGGCGGGCTTTCTGGGCAGCCTGAAAAGTACCGAGTACTCGCAGCGCAAGGCATTGCTTGAAGCTCTCGCACAACGCACCGGCATGTTGGTGACACGCACCAAGTCGGGCACCGAATACCTGGAAATGCTCAATCGCATCAAGATCTTCGTCAGTGCCGATATCGGCATGAATGAGTTCATGATCAAGAACTTTGAAGCAATGGCGTGTGGCTGTGTGCTGCTGGCCTGGAGCCAAGGCGAAGAAGATGAGCTTTTGGGTTTTGAGGATATGCACAACACGGTGTTCTACCGCTCCGAAGAGGAAGCCGTGGAAAAACTCCAGTTGCTGCAAAGTGATCCGGAACTGACGGCGCGTATCGCCAGTAACGGTCAGGCGTTCGCCGAAAGCCAGTACTCCTTTGCCCGTGTCGGGCGTGCGCTCGCTGTCGAGATCCAGCGTGAAATGCGCCCCTGGCAACCGCCTTCGCTGCTCACTCGCTGGTGGGTCAAGCTGCGGTACGGCATGCAGGTCCCGGAGCAGTGA